One Scylla paramamosain isolate STU-SP2022 chromosome 6, ASM3559412v1, whole genome shotgun sequence DNA segment encodes these proteins:
- the LOC135101162 gene encoding valine--tRNA ligase-like isoform X3 — MQGGEAVFIPGAHHTGSATQMVVERHLWDAQGNTKHDLDRQKSTPLTSMSTQQEEDLDTCYSSGPSLCLAGLARSGEGRDHARFYATTLKTGHGILFWVAQVVMPGLDLTGWLSFETVLLHGLQGDGGGHKTSKSWGSVIDPLDVISGASLEVCDLLVLCVLYWCSLAVVSSTLTAGTVREGGGDPECRRSTHWSRMNSPTGIPECGADALWSTLCSTSFRSQCGIDRCG; from the exons ATGCAGGGTGGTGAGGCAGTGTTCATCCCAGGGGCACACCACACAGGGTCAGCAACacagatggtggtggagaggcacCTGTGGGACGCCCAGGGGAACACCAAACACGACCTTGACAGACAGAAGA GCACACCCTTGACCTCCATGTCcacccagcaggaggaagatctGGACACCTGTTACTCCTCTGGTCCCTCCCTTTGCCTCGCTGGGCTGGCCAGgtcaggggaggggagagaccaTGCTCGCTTCTACGCAACGACCTTGAAGACGGGTCACGGCATCCTCTTCTGGGTGGCTCAGGTGGTCATGCCGGGACTCGACTTGACGGGGTGGCTTTCCTTTGAG actgtgctgctgcatggcctccagggtgatggtggcggccacAAGACGTCCAAGTCCTGGGGCAGTGTGATAGACCCCCTGGATGTTATCAGTGGGGCGTCCCTGGAGGTGTGTGACTTGCTGGTGCTGTGTGTTCTGTACTGGTGTTCATTGGCTGTGGTGAGCAGTACCTTGACAGCAG GTACTGtgcgagagggtggaggggaccCTGAATGCAGAAGAAGTACTCACTGGTCTCGTATGAACTCTCCCACAGGCATCCCAGAGTGTGGAGCTGATGCCCTTTGGTCCACCCTGTGCTCCACCAGCTTCAGGAGTCAGTGTGGCATAGATAGATGTGGATGA
- the LOC135101162 gene encoding valine--tRNA ligase-like isoform X1, producing MQRETGLCVCLYILTEAFVRPYDAGLVYRKEALVNWCCSLQSAILDIEVDHLHLTGPTELAVPGYSKPVSFGKMWDFPYRLADSGTPLTSMSTQQEEDLDTCYSSGPSLCLAGLARSGEGRDHARFYATTLKTGHGILFWVAQVVMPGLDLTGWLSFETVLLHGLQGDGGGHKTSKSWGSVIDPLDVISGASLEVCDLLVLCVLYWCSLAVVSSTLTAGTVREGGGDPECRRSTHWSRMNSPTGIPECGADALWSTLCSTSFRSQCGIDRCG from the exons ATGCAGCGAGAGActggcctgtgtgtctgtctgtacatcC TGACGGAAGCGTTTGTCCGTCCGTACGATGCTGGGCTGGTGTACCGCAAGGAGGCTCTCGTCAACTGGTGCTGCAGCCTTCAGTCGGCCATCTTGGACATTGAAGTGGACCACCTGCACCTGACAGGACCCACGGAGCTGGCAGTCCCGGGGTACAGCAAACCGGTCAGCTTCGGAAAGATGTGGGACTTCCCTTACAGACTGGCAGACTCAG GCACACCCTTGACCTCCATGTCcacccagcaggaggaagatctGGACACCTGTTACTCCTCTGGTCCCTCCCTTTGCCTCGCTGGGCTGGCCAGgtcaggggaggggagagaccaTGCTCGCTTCTACGCAACGACCTTGAAGACGGGTCACGGCATCCTCTTCTGGGTGGCTCAGGTGGTCATGCCGGGACTCGACTTGACGGGGTGGCTTTCCTTTGAG actgtgctgctgcatggcctccagggtgatggtggcggccacAAGACGTCCAAGTCCTGGGGCAGTGTGATAGACCCCCTGGATGTTATCAGTGGGGCGTCCCTGGAGGTGTGTGACTTGCTGGTGCTGTGTGTTCTGTACTGGTGTTCATTGGCTGTGGTGAGCAGTACCTTGACAGCAG GTACTGtgcgagagggtggaggggaccCTGAATGCAGAAGAAGTACTCACTGGTCTCGTATGAACTCTCCCACAGGCATCCCAGAGTGTGGAGCTGATGCCCTTTGGTCCACCCTGTGCTCCACCAGCTTCAGGAGTCAGTGTGGCATAGATAGATGTGGATGA
- the LOC135101162 gene encoding valine--tRNA ligase-like isoform X2 codes for MQRETGLCVCLYILTEAFVRPYDAGLVYRKEALVNWCCSLQSAILDIEVDHLHLTGPTELAVPGYSKPVSFGKMWDFPYRLADSGTPLTSMSTQQEEDLDTCYSSGPSLCLAGLARSGEGRDHARFYATTLKTGHGILFWVAQVVMPGLDLTGWLSFETVLLHGLQGDGGGHKTSKSWGSVIDPLDVISGASLEVCDLLVLCVLYWCSLAVVSSTLTAGTVREGGGDPECRRSTHWSRMNSPTGIPECGADALWSTLCSTSFRSQCGIDRCG; via the exons TGACGGAAGCGTTTGTCCGTCCGTACGATGCTGGGCTGGTGTACCGCAAGGAGGCTCTCGTCAACTGGTGCTGCAGCCTTCAGTCGGCCATCTTGGACATTGAAGTGGACCACCTGCACCTGACAGGACCCACGGAGCTGGCAGTCCCGGGGTACAGCAAACCGGTCAGCTTCGGAAAGATGTGGGACTTCCCTTACAGACTGGCAGACTCAG GCACACCCTTGACCTCCATGTCcacccagcaggaggaagatctGGACACCTGTTACTCCTCTGGTCCCTCCCTTTGCCTCGCTGGGCTGGCCAGgtcaggggaggggagagaccaTGCTCGCTTCTACGCAACGACCTTGAAGACGGGTCACGGCATCCTCTTCTGGGTGGCTCAGGTGGTCATGCCGGGACTCGACTTGACGGGGTGGCTTTCCTTTGAG actgtgctgctgcatggcctccagggtgatggtggcggccacAAGACGTCCAAGTCCTGGGGCAGTGTGATAGACCCCCTGGATGTTATCAGTGGGGCGTCCCTGGAGGTGTGTGACTTGCTGGTGCTGTGTGTTCTGTACTGGTGTTCATTGGCTGTGGTGAGCAGTACCTTGACAGCAG GTACTGtgcgagagggtggaggggaccCTGAATGCAGAAGAAGTACTCACTGGTCTCGTATGAACTCTCCCACAGGCATCCCAGAGTGTGGAGCTGATGCCCTTTGGTCCACCCTGTGCTCCACCAGCTTCAGGAGTCAGTGTGGCATAGATAGATGTGGATGA